The Streptomyces sp. NBC_00569 genomic sequence GGCGGCCGGACCGAGAGCCATCAGCCCCCCGGCCTTCCCCCTCACCGTCTGATCGCGCCGCAGATGGCACCCGGACTCACCATCGCGCCGCCGAGAGGGCGTCCCTGAGCGACGTCTCGGCGACGCGGCGTCCGCGAGCCGCGAACCCCGGCGAAGAAGCCGCTCATGAGATGCCCCTCCACCGACGCACGACCGCGCACGATCCCCGAGCCGCACGCCCAAAGCCTCGGCTCCCCGAGCCGCAGCACCGATTGGAGATCCGCTCGTGCACTCCCGCGCAGAGCGCAGACTGCCACCCGCGGCAGCCGTAGGCCTGGCGATGGCCACGGTCGCACTGAGCCTCACCGGGTGCGCCGCCACCCCGGCCCCGGACACTGTCACCGTGCTCAACTCGGCCACGGACACCGCCGAGCACACCGCCAACCAGAAGTTCTTCGACCGCTGCGCGGGGCCTCTCGGGCTGAAGGTCGAGCAGATCAGCGTGCCCGCGGACCAGGTCGCGTCGAAGGCGCTGCGGATGGCCTCGTCCAAGTCGCTCACCGACATCCTGGAGCTCGACGGGTCCGAGCTGCCGCAGTTCGCCGGGACCGAGGGGCTGCGCCCGCTGAAGGACGTCGGCGTCGACACCTCAGGATTCTCCGGCAGCGCCACCTCCCTGGGTTCGTACCATGGCACCCAGTACGGCATCGCGCGCTCCGTCAACTCCCTGGCCCTGATCTACAACACCAAGCTCCTCAAGGAAGCCGGGGTCGAACCGCCCACCACCTGGGCCGAGTTGAAGACCGCCGCGAAGAGGACGACGCACGGCAGCACCTACGGGATGGCCTTCAGCGCCAGCCCCAACGCCGACGGGGTGTACCAGTTCCTGCCGTTCTTCTGGTCCGGCGGCGGTGACGAGGCGAAGCTCGACAACGGCAAGGGCGAGGCCGCGCTCCAGCTGTGGAAGGACCTGGTCTCGGACGGGTCCGCGTCGAAGTCCGTCGTCAGCTGGAACCAGCAGGACGTCAACGACCAGTTCGTGTCCGGCCGCGCCGCCATGATGATCAACGGTCCGTGGCAGGTGCCGGTGCTCAGCGCCCAGAAGAAGGTGGACTGGGCGGTCGCCCGCATCCCGGTGCCCGAAGCGGGACAGGACGCGATTCCACCGATCGGCGGCACCGTGATGGCCGTGCCGAAGAGCGAGGACAGCGCCCGCGAGAAGAACGCGGGGAAGATCCTCAACTGCCTCAACACCCGGAAGAACCAGCTCCAGTGGGGCGAGTCGGTCAACAACGTGCCCACCCGGGCCGCCGCCGCGCGGGCCTACGCCGAACAGAATCCCAAGCTCGCCGCCTTCGCCGACCTCGTCACCACCGCCCGTTCCCGCACCGCCCAGGTCGGCACCCGCTGGCCGGTGGTCGGGGACGCGCTCGCGGGCGCCTTCCAGTCGGTGCTGACCGGCAGGACCAGTCCCGAACAGGCCCTGCACCGCGCACAGCAACAGGCCTCCAAGGGGAAGTGAGGAACCGGACATGAGCACCTTCGCCTCCACCGCCCCGGCCGCCAAGACCTCCGGCTCCTCGGCCGCCCCCGCCAGGGCCCGTTCCGGCACCCGCCGCGGGCTGCTCCGATGGCTCTTCGTCGCCCCCGCGCTCGCCTACATGGCCCTCTTCTTCGGCTACCCGCTCATCCGCAACATCGTGATGAGCTTCCAGCACTACACACCCAAGACGTACTTCACCGGCGAGGCCCCGTTCAACGGCCTGGACAACTGGCGGGCCGTCTTCGCCGACGAGCTGTTCGCCGGCTCCCTGTGGCACACCGCGCTCTTCACGCTCGGCTCCCTGCTCGGCCAGTTCACCATCGGCCTGGCCCTCGCCGTCTTCTTCTCGCGCCGCTTCCGGCTCTCCGGCTTCGTCCGCGCGATCCTGCTGCTGCCCTGGCTGGTACCCATGGTCGTGTCCGCCGTCGTCTGGCGGCGCATCCTCGACCAGGACCACGGGATGCTCAACAGCGCCCTGCACGCCGTCGGCCTGACCGAGGGCGGTGTGCCGTGGCTGAACAGCCCCGGCGTGGCCCTGCTGTCGGCGGTCCTGGTCAACATCTGGATCGGCATCCCGTTCAACATGGTGATCCTCTACGGCGGTCTCCAAGAGATCCCACGCGAGCTGCACGAAGCGGCGTCCCTCGACGGAGCGAGCCCCTGGCGGACCTTCCGCAGCGTCACCCTGCCGATGCTGCGCCCGGTGGTCACCGTCGTCCTCGTGCTGGGCTTCATGTCGACGGTGAAGATCCTCGACCTGATCCTGGCACTGACCTCCGGCGGGCCCGCGGACTCCACGCAGACCCTGGGCACCGTCACGTACCAACTGTCGTTCCTCCAGCTCGACTTCGGCCAGGGCGCCGTCGTGGGCAACGTCCTCATCCTCATCAGCGCGGTCTTTGCCGTGCTGTACCTGCGGGCCAACCGCGCCGACTTCGGCAAGGGGCAGTGACCGACCGTGAACCCGAACGCGAACCGTCGCCGCCTGCGGGCCGCCTGGAACACCACCGCCGCGCTGCTGATCCTCGGCGTCCTGCTCTTCCCGGTCTACTGGATGCTCAACACCGCGCTCCAGCCCGGGTCGAGCGTCGCCGCGACCGAGTGGTTCCCCTCCTCACCCAGCCTGGAGAACTTCGGCACGGCGATCTCCAGCCAGGGCGGCTCACTGCTGACCAGCTTCGTCGTCGCCCTCGGTGCCGTCGCCGTGTGCCTCGCCCTCGCGGCGCCCGCCGCGTACGGCCTCGCCCAGTTCGGGCTGCGCGGCGGCCGGGGCATCGTCTTCACCACGCTGATCACACAGATGGTGCCGGGCATCGTCATCGCCAACGCCCTCTACAGCGCGTACGCGGAACTGGGCCTGATCAACTCCTACTTGGGGCTGATCCTCGCGGACGCCTCGCTCGGGCTGCCGTTCGCGATCGTGCTCCTGCGCGCCTTCATGGTGTCCATTCCGGGCGAGGTCGTCGAGGCGGCGATGGTCGACGGCGCCAACCGCTTCACCGCGTTCGTCCGCATCGTGCTGCCGATGAGCCGCAACGCCCTCATCACGGCGGGGCTCTTCACCTTCCTGTTCGCCTGGTCGGACTTCATGTTCGCGCTGACCCTCAACACCACCGACGACGTCAAGCCGATCACGCTGGGCATCTACCAGTTCGTCGGCGCGCATGTCAGCGACTGGGGCGCGGTCATGGCCACCGCGGTCCTGTCCGCGGTACCCGCCGCGATCCTGCTGGTCGTGGCCCAGAAGTACATCTCCGCCGGGATCACCGGCGGATCCATCAAGTAATCCCATCACGTAGCGATAAGGGCTTCAGCCGCATGAGCACCCCCGAATTCCCGGAATTCCCCGACGGCTTCTTCTTCGGCGCCGCCACGGCGAGCTACCAGATCGAGGGGGCGTACGACGAGGACGGCAGAGGGCCGTCCATCTGGGACACCTACTGTCGCGAGCCCGGACGGGTGGCGGGCGGCGCCACCGGCGACATCGCCTGCGACCACTACCACCGCTACCGCGAGGACGTGGCTCTGTTGCGTGGCCTCGGCGTGGACAGCTACCGCTTCTCCGTCGCCTGGCCGCGGATCCAGCCCGACGGCACAGGTCCGGCCAACGCCGCCGGTCTGGACTTCTACGACCGGCTGGTCGACGAACTGCTGGCCTCCGGGATCTCCCCCGCCGCCACCCTCTACCACTGGGACCTCCCCCAGGCTCTGGAAGACCGGGGCGGCTGGCGGGTGCGCGAGACGGCGGAGCGCTTCGCGGACTACGCCGCTCTGGTCGCGGAGCGGCTCGGCGACCGGGTGGCCCGCTGGATCACCCTCAACGAGCCATACTGCAGCGCCTTCGTCGGCTACGCCGCGGGCGCCCACGCCCCCGGCGCACAGGAGGGCCGCGGCGCGCTGGCCGCCGCCCACCACCTCCTGGTCGGCCACGG encodes the following:
- a CDS encoding sugar ABC transporter substrate-binding protein — encoded protein: MATVALSLTGCAATPAPDTVTVLNSATDTAEHTANQKFFDRCAGPLGLKVEQISVPADQVASKALRMASSKSLTDILELDGSELPQFAGTEGLRPLKDVGVDTSGFSGSATSLGSYHGTQYGIARSVNSLALIYNTKLLKEAGVEPPTTWAELKTAAKRTTHGSTYGMAFSASPNADGVYQFLPFFWSGGGDEAKLDNGKGEAALQLWKDLVSDGSASKSVVSWNQQDVNDQFVSGRAAMMINGPWQVPVLSAQKKVDWAVARIPVPEAGQDAIPPIGGTVMAVPKSEDSAREKNAGKILNCLNTRKNQLQWGESVNNVPTRAAAARAYAEQNPKLAAFADLVTTARSRTAQVGTRWPVVGDALAGAFQSVLTGRTSPEQALHRAQQQASKGK
- a CDS encoding carbohydrate ABC transporter permease, with protein sequence MSTFASTAPAAKTSGSSAAPARARSGTRRGLLRWLFVAPALAYMALFFGYPLIRNIVMSFQHYTPKTYFTGEAPFNGLDNWRAVFADELFAGSLWHTALFTLGSLLGQFTIGLALAVFFSRRFRLSGFVRAILLLPWLVPMVVSAVVWRRILDQDHGMLNSALHAVGLTEGGVPWLNSPGVALLSAVLVNIWIGIPFNMVILYGGLQEIPRELHEAASLDGASPWRTFRSVTLPMLRPVVTVVLVLGFMSTVKILDLILALTSGGPADSTQTLGTVTYQLSFLQLDFGQGAVVGNVLILISAVFAVLYLRANRADFGKGQ
- a CDS encoding carbohydrate ABC transporter permease, with the translated sequence MNPNANRRRLRAAWNTTAALLILGVLLFPVYWMLNTALQPGSSVAATEWFPSSPSLENFGTAISSQGGSLLTSFVVALGAVAVCLALAAPAAYGLAQFGLRGGRGIVFTTLITQMVPGIVIANALYSAYAELGLINSYLGLILADASLGLPFAIVLLRAFMVSIPGEVVEAAMVDGANRFTAFVRIVLPMSRNALITAGLFTFLFAWSDFMFALTLNTTDDVKPITLGIYQFVGAHVSDWGAVMATAVLSAVPAAILLVVAQKYISAGITGGSIK